One window of the Eucalyptus grandis isolate ANBG69807.140 chromosome 8, ASM1654582v1, whole genome shotgun sequence genome contains the following:
- the LOC104456538 gene encoding chromatin modification-related protein EAF1 B, translating to MGGIVDGGVGIGIKTSPRRAAIEKAQAELRQEYDVREKRRRELEFLEKGGNPLDFKFGNVASVSGQSASPIDRHPEQFVSCEAKGSFALTASPHGDSIESSGRPAAPPVCEPNSADNLLLFDSENELPEGSKKSIRADKKNFIMPSVQSSQMDGSRSIKDSEESAIFRPYARRNRSRLNRDGARLNTAEALHSRGSHGSSIPARAATKDSRGSTLGSINQKEQNVRIGAKGECASTNGDLVSNVTPENRLNVEVDDSQALGSSGSLKQIGSVEGKLDIATKISRDEQHNQSLQADGQEIPGDVACGGENLIREGENISSDSFDHHPSMATERDEDKISLPNNSVELQGNDKPISNEVQKSSAGFSTKCLESESSSAPLMVEVKTDAMSIDSGGKVGAENSEQEGTQKLTVAEMVTEQMDEETSKGNDVLKDEQCSSHQNHVDDVMIDGVEENHNSRSDLQKKESHSSFIDNVDLAEVDPEREGTKFTVSDPNARQEKCSARRSQESVDLSPSEIQKSGQLETDVVAPAQLQVPCNRLQLEDKAYEDSILEEARVIEAKRKRISELSVGTVAPERRQKSHWDFVLEEMAWLANDFAQERLWKMTAAAQLCRHAASSSHLRFDRQSQQMKLRKVAYTLAEAVMCFWHSAEELLNSEGDYSNLDLEGVRQELDCSRQNGGNEVSEGKTRDSVIKGSSNELASGSARKQIIPVQGYAVRFLRQNNSHAPLLAEAPKTPDRICEVDSLYMSWENNLTEESLFYAIPSGAMETYRSSIESYVTQLEKNGSNIQDVEKSTFDVAEYGYQENLYNEDEGETSAYYLPGAFEGSKSLKLAQKKRKNPTRSYEVEGDSASGRYSIGSQQPAIGKRTSNLVGPIPTKRFRSASRPRVLMPSSAGGSMGVQAPMRTDASSGDTSSFQDELTTLQGTSRMPKSMEVDSVPEFEKQLSYDQGETSMKNKKKKKAKNMSSPFEQGWQLDSAMLSEQRDQSKKRLENHQLDSNGTSGLYGQHNAKKQKMKHALENTFDNIMPMTGSIPSPMASQSVSNQNKFMKYISGRDRSKKAKLLKTPSMQPGSGSPWSLFEDQALVVLVHDMGPNWELVSDAINSILQLKCIFRKPRECKERHKLLMDKTAGDGADSAEDSGSSQSYPSTLPGIPKGSARQLFQRLQGPVEEDTIREHFDKIIQIGQKQRQRRIQNENQDPKQIPVHNSHFVALSQVCPNNLNGVVLTPLDLCEETSSNTDFLPVGYQVPHGGNLAMSNQGAVASMLPVSGVYPQVQVSGGMGMGTNLLSPSGPLNASLRDGRYNVQRPSTLLVDEHHRMQQHNQTLSGRNLQQSNLSIPGNISGNNRARMLSNGNGMGMSSPMNRNMPISRPGFQGLAASSALNPNNMLSSGMVGVPSPVNMHTGSSPAQGNSMLRAREVVHIARPGHNLEQQRQMMLPELQMQATQGNNQGIPPINGLGGSAFSNQMTPPAQPYPGHTQQQHQMPPQQSHAPNHPQNHVTGSQQQAYAMRFAKERQVPQQRYMQQHPQLAASGSLMSHVQSQTQVPMSPSLQNSPQIQPRPSSQSASPLTPASSMNPIPPQNPPKHQMPPHGTIRNPQTNVGGMSNQMGKQRQRQLQQQQFQQSGRNHPQQRQPSQAQQQAKIVKGMGRGNMVQQSMPAEPSPLNGLSAAPGNLGSEKEFGRGQGLYSETCGTPVQSSKPLVSQSLNHYHLQQHLSPDPALPLSKQQQVPCHSDHATPVQIPPPIPPGQSSTDAVQSAPSTLMGSNHLEVQLQQQPRQKQVNHSSPMPQRMIQQNRPNSQIDRVQGDQKPANSTLQVGKATVTSQASNDSANRATFSSSALPSQWKASEPGYDTGILHASSPKGNIVNSTLPNPVRSEPLTSQGAGQRHLSDSLNPKGDTVGGIVSEWQQQQPHLKQSSVPPLPQPHYQTEEQPSQLEQRSPPEHSLRPQSQQQT from the exons ATGGGAGGGATTGTTGACGGCGGAGTTGGCATTGGTATCAAAACCTCTCCACGTCGGGCAGCAATTGAAAAGGCTCAGGCAGAGCTTAG GCAAGAGTATGATGTCcgtgagaaaagaagaagagaattggAGTTTCTTGAGAAA GGTGGCAATCCATTGGACTTTAAATTTGGAAATGTGGCTTCTGTAAGTGGACAATCTGCGTCACCTATTGATCGACATCCTGAACAGTTTGTCTCATG TGAAGCTAAAGGTAGTTTTGCCTTGACTGCCTCGCCTCATGGAGATTCTATTGAGAGTAGTGGTCGACCAGCTGCTCCTCCAGTTTGTGAACCCAACAGCGCTGATAATCTTTTACTTTTCGACAGTGAGAATGAACTGCCTGAAGGCAGCAAGAAGTCTATCCGTGCTGATAAAAAGAACTTTATTATGCCTTCGGTGCAATCATCACAAATGGATGGTAGTCGGAGTATTAAAGATTCTGAAGAGTCGGCAATTTTTCGTCCATATGCTCGGAGGAACAGGTCTCGACTGAACCGTGATGGTGCTCGGTTGAATACAGCTGAGGCACTTCACAGTCGTGGAAGTCATGGATCCTCTATACCTGCCCGTGCGGCTACTAAGGATTCTAGGGGTTCAACATTGGGATCAATCAACCAAAAAGAACAGAATGTTCGGATTGGAGCAAAAGGGGAATGTGCGAGTACAAATGGCGATTTGGTGTCAAATGTTACTCCTGAAAATCGTTTGAATGTAGAGGTAGATGATAGTCAAGCTTTAGGATCTAGCGGGAGCCTCAAGCAAATTGGTTCTGTCGAGGGTAAATTGGATATTGCGACGAAAATCTCCAGAGATGAGCAGCATAACCAATCTTTACAAGCTGATGGCCAAGAAATTCCAGGAGATGTGGCCTGTGGCGGGGAAAATCTCATCAGAGAAGGTGAAAATATCAGTTCAGACAGTTTTGATCATCACCCTTCTATGGCTACAGAAAGGGACGAGGATAAAATCAGTCTGCCTAACAATTCTGTTGAACTACAAGGGAACGATAAACCTATAAGTAATGAAGTTCAGAAAAGCAGCGCAGGATTTAGTacaaaatgcttagaatcagaATCATCCTCTGCTCCTCTTATGGTAGAGGTAAAAACTGATGCGATGAGTATTGATTCAGGTGGTAAAGTAGGAGCGGAGAATTCAGAACAAGAAGGTACTCAAAAGTTAACTGTTGCTGAGATGGTAACTGAACAAATGGATGAAGAGACCTCGAAAGGTAATGATGTCCTTAAAGACGAGCAGTGTTCGTCTCATCAGAACCACGTAGATGATGTCATGATAGATGGAGTTGAAGAGAATCATAACAGTAGATCTGACCTGCAAAAAAAGGAGAGCCACTCTTCGTTTATTGACAATGTGGATCTGGCTGAAGTAGACCCCGAAAGAGAAGGGACCAAATTTACAGTCAGTGATCCCAATGCACGTCAAGAAAAGTGCAGTGCAAGGAGATCTCAGGAGTCAGTTGATCTGTCACCTTCAGAGATTCAGAAGAGCGGTCAATTGGAAACGGATGTTGTTGCCCCTGCTCAGCTTCAAGTTCCTTGCAACCGCCTGCAACTGGAAGACAAGGCTTATGAAGATTCTATCTTGGAAGAGGCTCGAGTTATTGAA GCTAAACGTAAGAGAATATCTGAGCTATCTGTGGGTACTGTCGCACCAGAGAGACGTCAAAAATCTCACTGGGATTTTGTCCTTGAGGAGATGGCATGGTTGGCAAATGATTTTGCGCAG GAGCGTCTCTGGAAGATGACTGCTGCTGCTCAATTGTGTCGACATGCCGCATCTTCATCGCATCTAAGATTTGATAGACAAAGTCAGCAGATGAAGCTAAGAAAAGTAGCATACACCTTGGCAGAGGCTGTGATGTGCTTCTGGCACTCTGCAGAGGAACTCTTAAACAGTGAGGGTGATTATTCAAATCTTGATCTGGAAGGCGTCCGGCAGGAATTGGATTGTTCTAGACAGAATGGCGGCAATGAAGTGTCTGAGGGGAAAACTAGAGATTCTGTTATCAAG GGATCAAGCAATGAGTTGGCATCGGGAAGTGCCAGAAAACAAATAATTCCCGTACAAGGATATGCTGTGCGATTTCTGAGACAAAACAATTCTCACGCTCCTCTACTAGCGGAGGCACCAAAGACTCCTGATAGAATATGTGAAGTGGACTCTTTGTATATGTCCTGGGAGAATAATCTTACAGaa GAAAGCCTGTTCTATGCAATTCCCTCTGGTGCAATGGAGACTTACAGAAGTTCAATTGAATCTTATGTGACACAGCTGGAG aaaaatggaaGTAATATTCAAGATGTTGAGAAATCAACCTTTGATGTTGCAG AGTATGGATATCAAGAGAATTTGTacaatgaagatgaaggagaaacAAGCGCATACTACTTGCCTGGGGCCTTTGAAGGTAGCAAGTCATTGAAACTTGcccagaagaaaaggaaaaaccctACAAGATCATACGAAGTAGAAGGTGACTCGGCCAGTGGGCGCTACTCAATTGGCAGTCAACAGCCCGCCATTGGAAAGCGGACTTCCAATCTGGTTGGTCCTATACCGACAAAGCGATTCCGTAGTGCCTCTCGGCCAAGGGTCTTAATGCCTTCCAGTGCTGGAGGTAGCATGGGCGTTCAGGCTCCCATGAGAACCGATGCTTCAAGCGGAGATACTAGTTCATTTCAAGATGAACTCACTACATTGCAAGGCACGTCAAGAATGCCAAAAAGTATGGAAGTTGACTCAGTTCCTGAATTTGAAAAGCAGCTGTCCTATGACCAGGGGGAAACATCTatgaagaacaagaagaagaagaaggcaaaaaatATG AGCTCCCCATTTGAGCAGGGTTGGCAGTTGGATTCAGCCATGCTTAGTGAACAG AGGGATCAGTCGAAAAAGAGACTGGAGAATCACCAGCTTGACTCTAATGGCACCAGTG GTCTATATGGGCAACATAATGCCAAGAAACAAAAGATGAAACATGCGCTGGAAAACACTTTCGACAACATCATGCCTATGACTGGTTCAATTCCTTCTCCCATGGCTTCACAGAGTGTTTCCAACCAAAATAAGTTCATGAAATATATTAGTGGCCGCGATAGGAGCAAGAAAGCAAAACTGTTGAAG ACACCTTCTATGCAGCCCGGTTCTGGAAGTCCTTGGTCTTTGTTTGAAGATCAG GCTCTTGTTGTCCTTGTGCATGACATGGGTCCGAATTGGGAGCTTGTAAGTGATGCAATCAACAGCATTCTGCAGTTAAAG TGCATCTTCCGAAAGCCAAGAGAATGCAAGGAGCGTCACAAGCTGTTAATGGATAAGACTGCTGGTGATGGAGCTGATAGTGCTGAAGATTCAGGATCATCTCAATCTTATCCATCTACTTTACCTGGAATTCCAAAG GGAAGTGCCAGGCAGTTGTTTCAGCGATTGCAAGGTCCTGTGGAAGAGGATACCATTAGAGAACATtttgataaaataattcaaattggGCAAAAGCAGCGTCAGCGGAGGATACAG AATGAGAATCAGGACCCAAAGCAAATACCAGTTCACAATTCACATTTTGTTGCTCTTTCCCAAGTTTGCCCAAATAACCTAAATGGAGTTGTTCTCAC GCCCCTTGATCTCTGTGAGGAAACTTCATCAAATACCGATTTTCTTCCTGTTGGTTATCAAGTGCCTCATGGTGGTAACCTGGCAATGTCAAATCAGGGTGCTGTGGCATCGATGCTTCCTGTATCTGGGGTATATCCGCAAGTTCAAGTATCTGGTGGTATGGGTATGGGAACTAACTTATTATCACCTTCTGGTCCACTCAATGCTTCTCTCAG AGATGGCAGATACAATGTTCAAAGGCCATCAACTTTACTGGTTGATGAGCATCACAGGATGCAACAACATAATCAAACCCTATCTGGCAGAAATCTTCAGCAGTCAAACTTGTCTATTCCTGGGAATATTTCTGGTAATAATCGAGCTCGGATGTTGTCTAATGGGAATGGCATGGGTATGTCATCTCCAATGAATAGAAACATGCCAATATCAAGACCTGGGTTTCAAGGATTGGCTGCATCATCAGCACTAAATCCTAACAATATGCTTTCCTCGGGAATGGTGGGTGTGCCAAGCCCTGTAAATATGCACACAGGATCTAGTCCTGCTCAAGGAAACTCCATGTTGAGAGCTCGTGAGGTGGTGCATATAGCGAGG CCCGGCCATAATCTGGAGCAGCAAAGACAAATGATGTTGCCAGAACTTCAGATGCAGGCTACACAAGGGAACAACCAAGGTATCCCCCCAATCAATGGACTGGGTGGTTCTGCCTTTTCCAATCAGATGACACCACCTGCTCAGCCATATCCAGGCCATACTCAACAGCAGCATCAAATGCCTCCGCAACAGTCTCATGCACCAAACCACCCTCAAAATCATGTTACTGGCTCACAGCAGCAAGCTTATGCAATGCGATTTGCAAAAGAAAGGCAGGTGCCACAGCAACGGTATATGCAGCAACATCCACAGCTTGCTGCCTCTGGTTCTTTGATGTCGCATGTACAATCTCAAACTCAAGTTCCCATGTCCCCATCCTTGCAAAACAGTCCCCAGATTCAGCCACGACCGTCGTCCCAATCAGCATCCCCTCTGACGCCTGCTTCCTCTATGAATCCCATTCCCCCCCAGAATCCACCGAAACATCAGATGCCGCCTCATGGTACCATTCGAAATCCTCAAACAAACGTTGGCGGGATGAGTAATCAGATGGGGAAGCAACGTCAACGTCAATTGCAGCAGCAACAATTCCAACAATCTGGAAGGAACCACCCTCAGCAACGGCAACCATCGCAGGCCCAGCAGCAGGCTAAAATTGTGAAGGGAATGGGAAGAGGGAACATGGTGCAACAGAGCATGCCGGCTGAACCTTCTCCACTAAATGGCCTGTCCGCAGCCCCAGGAAATTTGGGTAGTGAAAAAGAATTTGGGCGAGGTCAAGGCTTGTACTCTGAGACATGTGGAACCCCTGTTCAGTCATCAAAACCTCTGGTTTCTCAGTCCTTAAATCATTATCACCTGCAACAGCATTTATCTCCTGATCCAGCACTCCCTTTGTCAAAGCAACAACAGGTGCCTTGTCATTCTGACCATGCTACTCCAGTCCAGATTCCACCACCTATTCCTCCTGGACAAAGTTCCACAGATGCAGTTCAAAGTGCTCCATCCACATTGATGGGTTCCAACCATCTGGAGGTACAACTGCAGCAACAGCCCCGGCAAAAGCAGGTTAATCATTCGTCACCAATGCCACAGAGGATGATTCAGCAGAATCGTCCAAATTCTCAAATCGACCGAGTTCAAGGAGACCAGAAGCCAGCCAATAGTACTTTACAAGTGGGAAAGGCTACGGTAACATCTCAGGCATCCAATGATTCTGCTAATAGAGCAACCTTTTCGAGTTCTGCCCTTCCTTCTCAGTGGAAAGCATCAGAACCAGGATATGATACTGGTATCTTGCATGCATCCAGTCCAAAGGGCAACATAGTGAACTCCACTCTTCCAAATCCTGTCAGGAGTGAGCCTTTGACTAGCCAAGGAGCAGGCCAAAGGCATTTATCAGATAGCTTGAATCCTAAAGGGGACACGGTTGGAGGCATTGTTTCGGAGTGGCAACAGCAGCAACCACACTTAAAACAGTCTTCTGTGCCACCTCTACCGCAACCACACTACCAGACAGAGGAACAGCCTTCACAGCTAGAACAGCGATCACCCCCAGAACATTCTCTACGTCCGCAATCTCAGCAGCAAACATAG